In Spirochaeta thermophila DSM 6578, the DNA window CTCCGATCACAGGCAGGAGGAAGACCACCGTATTCCGGATCTCCGCCACGCTGAAGAAACCAGTGGTCTATGAATCCATACGCGAAGCCCTCCGCCTCACTCTGCACAGATTCCCCTACTTTCAGGTCAGGATCCGAAGGGGATTCTTCTGGTATTACTTCGATCGGATCCCTTACCTCCCGCCCATCGAACGCGATCCGGAGTATCCTTGCATGTGGGACCCCACGAGGACTCCCGGGATCCCCCTCCGCATCCGTCTCTCCCATGAGAGGATCGCCCTCGAGGTGGCCCACGCACTCACCGATGGAATGGGCGCCCTCGAGTTCCTCAAGACCCTCATGGCATCCTATCTTTCCATAGAGGAGGGGCTGTCCATTCCATCATCCCCTCACCTGCTTTCTCCTTTCTCCGTACCACATCCGGAAGAGATCGAAGACAGTTTCGCACGACACTATCAGGCCGGAGTTCCGAGTTCCTCGATTCCTCCCCGAGCCTTCCACGTTCCGGGGCACCTCATACCTCCCGGTCGTTACTATATCACCACAGGGCTCGTCCCCTCCGATGGGCTCAGAGAACTCGCACGATCATACCACACCACGGTCACCGCTTTCCTCACCGCCCTCTACTTCCTGTCGTTTTATACGATCATCCAGGAGGGCAAGGCCAAGGGATCGAAACCCATCATCATTCAGATTCCCGTCAACCTAAGGCGCCTCTTTCCCTCCAAGACAATGCGCAACTTCTTCCTCCTCATGTTCCCCAGGATCGATCCTCGGTTGGGTGAGTACGACTTCGAGGAGATCCTCACCTACGTCACTCATTTCATGAAGATGGAGAGCACCAAGAAGGCCCTCGCTCCACAGATAAAAAGGAACGTAGGAGGAGAACGGAATCCCTTCGCCCGATTCGTACCGGTGTTTCTCAAGGACCTCGTGCTCAGCAGGATGTACGAGATCATGGGAGACAGGAGAGCCACGAGCAGCCTCTCCAATCTCGGCGTGGTGCAGGTTCCCGAGGAGATGCAACCGTACATCGAACGCTTCGACTTCTACCCTCCTCCCGATCCCATCATGAAGGTCTGTGCCGGGGTGGTCACCTATGGAAACACAGTGTCCTTGAGTTTCGGAAGGCTCATCCATGAACCGATGGTGGAGCGGGTGTTCTTCCGATGGCTCACGGAGAGGGGACTCCCCGTGAGCATAGAGACCAATGTCCAGGAGGATTATCGCTCGTGAAACGATGTAGCTCCTGTGGGATCGTGACGAGAGAGGACAGGGACACCTGTCCTCTCTGCGGAAGGTCGTTCTCCGAGAGCAGCGCACCTCCCGAGGAAGGGATACGCCCTACTTCCCCCAACGCTGAGCCTCTTCCCGCCTCAGACACTGCTCCCATCGTCCTGCCACTGGTGACGGTGTTCTCCCTCATGGCGAGTATGGTGGTGGCGGCGGTGGATCTCATCTTGAACGAGGGGATCACCTGGTCTCGTTATCCTCTGGTCTCCATTCTCTTCGTCTGGTCCCTCACCCTCTCGGCCGCGGCACTCCACAGGAGACCGCTGCTTTTTTCAGGATCCATCCCGGTAGCCGCTTCTGCGTTTCTCCTCGTACTGGATCTTCTCGACGACGGGACACTCTCATGGGCGCTCAGTCTCGGCCTTCCGCTCATAGTGGTGAGCGCCCTTGCGCTCCTCGGTCTCACCGCCTTCATCATCAAGGGGAAACACTATGGATACCTGGTCCTGGGAACTATCCTCGTGATCGTGGCCTTCGTGACTACCGCCATCAATCTCATCACCAACCGGTATCTCGCCGTCCCGAGGATACTTGACTGGGCACTCATCGTGGATGCGATCACCCTTCCGCTCTCATGGTTCTTCTTCTATCTCCACTTCGGACTCAAGAAGGAACTCCACCTCGAGAAGTTCTTCCATCTCTAGTGCGCTCCTATGCAAAAGAGGCCCTCCCCGCAGGGAGGGCCTGGAGGACCTTGCACATGGTCGTGGCCTATCGCTTCCTTTCCACCGCGATCCTCCGCAGCTCCTCCAGAACAGCAAGGGCTTTGAGCTTGACCATCCTCACGTAATTGCCTTGGGTGATCACTTCCCCGATGGCGTTGATGAGTTCGGGGTTCGTGACCCCGTCATTGGCCTGGGCGAGCTTCTCGATGGAGAGGAGGGTGGAGAACGCGAGATTGTTGTCGGGAACGGGCTTGATGTTCTCCTGATGGAGCCTGTACGCGAGCACATTCGTCACCTCTTCGTTCTCGTTGAGACCTATCCTCCCGAGTGCGTAGACCGCCTCGGCCACGACCATGGGTTCCTCTTCCTTCAATACCACCGTCAGGAGGGAATCCTTGGCCTTTTCTCCGCCTATACGACCAAGGAGGTTGCAGGCCTGCCGTCTCACCTCGGGGAAATTGTTCACCTTTCGGTTTCCCACCCTCACCTCTCGCGAAATGGTCTCGGTGGCAAGGGTTTCGAGGATCGCAAATGCGGCATCCTCGTCGCTCATCCGGCCTTCGTCCACCATTCGCTCGAGGTTCCTGAGGGCCAGGAGTTTGAGTTCCTCGCTGTTGGAGAAGGCTTCATCCTGTATGAGTCTGAGCTCAATATCCTGACTGAGATAGTATTCCTCGATCGTCGCCTCGTCACCCCCTGCCTCCTGACCGTGCAGGAGGAGAGCGGAGAACACACATACCGCCAGAAACACCCCTTTTCGTTTCATGCCGTACTCCTCGTTAATAGATTTTCCATCCCCCCTCCTCCCGCCTGAGTCTGTAGAGGAGATAGGGGGTTTCGTTGATCACCATATAGGCCTTCACTATATCCTTGGTCACGAACTCTATTTTGTCCAGCCGCACACGCGACCGGCTCGGCACCACCACCTGCTGAAAGTAGTCCTCGAGCGTACGGAGTACCACCCCTCTCTTCTTGAGTTTCGGCTCTTCCGAGACCCTGGCGAGATACGAGGGATCACTCACCCTCGCGATGTACTCCTGGGAGAGGTAGCTCCTCCAGGCTTCGAAATCACGCTTCTGGATGATGAGGGTGAGTTCCTCGAGGAATGCCTCGATCTCGACGAAGGTACGTTCATACACTTCCTGGGAGACTTCTATCGTCCCTTCCGACTCGGAAACCACTTCTTCTTCCACGACGACAGGAGGGGTCGACGTGGGGGATGGAGAGACAGGAGCATCCTGTCCAGAGACACACCCCGCCAGCAGCAAGACGACCGAGAACACTAGCACACCCCAGTCTCTGCTCTTCATCTCACTTAGAGTGTAAGTGGTGATCTCGGGTTTTGTCAACATTCTTCCTTGCAAGACAAGGAAAAGCAGGATACTATTATTCCATGAGCACAGAGGAAGGGAAACGACAGACAGACGAGTTCAGGCGGCTCGTGGAGGCCTACTTTAGCAGATTCCGGCATACCGAGATCCCCTTCAACCACTTCGCGGCCTACGCCATCCGGGAGGCCCAGAGGAACAGAGACGAATTCCCGTCCTTCTCCGCTCTCACCTCGCTGGAATCCCTCTCCCGGGAGGTCGTCCGGCTCGCGAAACCGCTCGAACGGGAGGGGATGCTGATCGTCGATGCAGATCCCCACGGTACGATCAACATGCTCTACTATCTCTCGCCCTATTACGAGCGTATCGAGGCCCACTATCAGGAGATGTCCCTCACACAGGATCTCCCGTTCCCCGACACCGGGCTTCTCGGTATATCCCTCTCTGAACGTTTCTTCCTCACCCTCTCGGTAAAGGACGATTTCCTCCACTGGTTCGAACGCCACGAGGAGACGGGCGAGGGAAACACGCTCATACGTCTCACGTTCCCGGACGGTCTCCCCGTCGTGGTCATCACCGAGAGGATCCTGCTTCAGAAGCTCTGTGAGCTCTGCGTCATCAAACTGCGTGCCTACCTCACCAATGAACGGAACTCGGCCTACCTCCTCCAGAAGATACGGCCCTTCTTCCGCCAGAACGAAACCATGCTCAGGAACATGCTCCATGCGGCCCTCACGCGGACCGATCAGACACTCAGAGAGATACGGGAACCCTCCGACACCGTGTACTACTTCTGGAACCAGCTCGCCAATTTCCTCTACAAGGACATCATCTCGAAAAAGGATCGACAGGAGGTGGAGACTTCCTACTGCCACGCCGCCTATCTTCTCACCTATTTCCTGCTCTACTACAAAAGCAAGGTGAGGAAGAAGAAGGAGAAGGAACGAGCCCTCCAGATCCTCGAGCGTCAACTCAAGAAGCGGCCCTACGCGTTCACGCTGGGGGAGATCCTCTCCTTCACGGACGATCGAGGGATCCCGCTCCTCAAGTTCTGTGAGAGGAACGACATCGTGGACCATGTGAAGGAGCATTCCACGGCACCCGACCCCCTCTCCCTCCCCCCTCTCGTGAAGCTCAAGGGAGCCGACGACCAGGACTACTACATCAGGAGGGAACTCCTGCTCCCCGTGTTCGAGGAACGGCGATTCCTCCTCTCCATGGAGCTGAAGAGGGAATACACCAACCAGTGGTACCTCTTCCTCAAGAAGGACGAAGAGCTCCCCGAGATGTTCGACGACGAGGAATTCGCACGCGACGTGAGGGAGCGTGTGGCGAGGAAAGACCCCGTGTTTCCGGGCTTCCTCCAGTTCCACCTCCTCTATCTGGCATGGGAGGGAACCGACCTCCCTGCCGCTCAGAAGGGTGAGCTCCAGAAGATCTTCGACGAACGGAACCGGCGTCTCAGGCCGCTCCCCGAAATCCTCGACCTCGACCGGGAGAAGCTCCTGAAGGACGCAAGACTCATGCTCCCCTTCTGGAAGGTGATACCGGTGGTGAGCACCATCATCAGATTCCTCAAGCGTCTCTTCCTGGGAAAGCCGGCCCGTCCCCACAAGAAGAAGAAATCCTTACTGGTCCTCTCACCTTCCTCCGCACCTCCCCGACAGAAAGCCCCTCCGGTCCCGACCGACCGCGGCGAGGCGTCTCTCCCTCCGCCCACCCCCGCCTCGCAGCCGTATACCCCCCATCAATTCCGTGCGAGGATCCAGGAGTTGACGAAGGCATTCCTCCCGCCCGGCATGCGGATCGACGAAGCGCTCGAGTCACTCATCGAGCGGTGGAATCCGCTCATCGACGAAGAGTCGAAGGAGATCCTCGTGGAGGATGTGAACAATTTCGCGAAGGACTTCCTGCGGAAGATGCGTATTCTCAACAGGAGAAGGCCCCCGACCAAGGAGCAGATCCGGACCATGGCCCAGACCCTCTCGGAGAACAAGGCCTTCGAACGCATCAAGGAGAAAGAGGCCTTCCGCGAATACCTCGAACTCTACATGCTCAAGATACTCGGCAAGCTCTAACCGACCAGTATCCCTTCGAGCGGGAGGGACCCCTCTCCGGACGAGCGCTCTGCCAGGGCGTAGAAGAGATCCCCGCAGGCCCATGCGTCACTCAATGCCCTGTGATGCTGCTGCAGGGGGATATCCAGGGCTCGGGTGAGGGATGCGAGGCTGTACCTGCCCAGATGAGGGAGGACGCTCCTGGCAAGGAGCCGGGTGTCGATGGCGCGGAACCCAGGATAGGGACGTCCACAACGGGCGTATTCTATTCTCAGGAAAGAGAGGTCGAAGGGAGCGTTGTGGGCCACCAGGAGGTGCGTCCCCACGAAGGACTCGAGCATGGGAAGCACGGACGGGAGGGGAGGTGCTTCCTCCACATCCTGATCGCCGATCCCGTGGATCTTCGTCACCTCGGCAGGAATGGGATGGGGAGGCTTCACGAGCAGGGAGAAGAAGGCACGGGGTTCTCCGCCCTGGAACTTCAC includes these proteins:
- a CDS encoding DUF6320 domain-containing protein, coding for MKRCSSCGIVTREDRDTCPLCGRSFSESSAPPEEGIRPTSPNAEPLPASDTAPIVLPLVTVFSLMASMVVAAVDLILNEGITWSRYPLVSILFVWSLTLSAAALHRRPLLFSGSIPVAASAFLLVLDLLDDGTLSWALSLGLPLIVVSALALLGLTAFIIKGKHYGYLVLGTILVIVAFVTTAINLITNRYLAVPRILDWALIVDAITLPLSWFFFYLHFGLKKELHLEKFFHL
- a CDS encoding 3'-5' exonuclease; translated protein: MSTSTDPGRDPVSIDWRKEVVVAFDLETTGLDPVRHSVVEIACVKFQGGEPRAFFSLLVKPPHPIPAEVTKIHGIGDQDVEEAPPLPSVLPMLESFVGTHLLVAHNAPFDLSFLRIEYARCGRPYPGFRAIDTRLLARSVLPHLGRYSLASLTRALDIPLQQHHRALSDAWACGDLFYALAERSSGEGSLPLEGILVG
- a CDS encoding HEAT repeat domain-containing protein, whose amino-acid sequence is MKRKGVFLAVCVFSALLLHGQEAGGDEATIEEYYLSQDIELRLIQDEAFSNSEELKLLALRNLERMVDEGRMSDEDAAFAILETLATETISREVRVGNRKVNNFPEVRRQACNLLGRIGGEKAKDSLLTVVLKEEEPMVVAEAVYALGRIGLNENEEVTNVLAYRLHQENIKPVPDNNLAFSTLLSIEKLAQANDGVTNPELINAIGEVITQGNYVRMVKLKALAVLEELRRIAVERKR